The nucleotide window CACCAACGAGAACGGAGGAGACTTTTTCCTGCCCGGTTCCCCCATAACCGTGACGCTTCAGATCACCAAGCTTGGTTCCGATTTGCTTAACAGTCTTGATCTGACAGAAATTATTCCCGCAGGATGGAGCCTTGCCAATTCACCGAAGAGTGATGTGCAGGTTGTCGAAAAAATGGAAGGTCTTGGTCTATTTCTTCACTTCAATTGGCGTGCCCCTCATACCTTCCCGATGACTCTACAATATACGCTCATACCTCCCGCTAATGGAAAAAATTTACTCACCATCTTAGGGCAGGTATCCGGTGTGCTTTCCGGTGGAACTCGTAACGGAGAAATTGTACCCACTGTAGTGGCGGAGTTCGTAGAAGAAGTGTTTACCCACACTGCGGACTTGGATCAAGACTGGTGCATTTCACTTCCCGAATTGCTCCGTGTTATCCAGCTTTTCAACAGCGCAGCGTATCACTGTAATCCCGATAGTGAAGACGGTTACGCTCCCGGTTTGGGCGATTTCTCCGGATGCCTCAACCATCTTGCAGACTTTAACGCCGATGGTATCATCGACTTGTCTGAATTGCTCAGAGTCATCCAGTTGTACAATAGTGATTCCGGATACTATTACCTATCCGAGAGGTCGGAAGATGGGTTTATGGTTCTTCCGCGCTAAGCCCTATCCTACATCTTAGTATTGTTTGGCTGAAAAGTTAAATCTGCTAGCCTTATATCGCGATGCTCCCGTGGGTGTCGCGATTTTTTTATACGGTACCTTGCAGTCATAAGAACTATGCGGCACAGTGTTCCGATTAAGGGTGAAGCTTTTGGATCTCATCCCACTTTTCATGAAGCGGCCCATCGTCCGGAAAGAACATAAGCGACTGCCCTAACAGATCCCGTCCATGAAGCCGGGCCTGCGTCATTGTTTCGTTCTTTTCCCATGTTAAAAGCAGCGTTGCCATATTGTGGCATGCAGTGATACATTGGAGATCTATCTCAAGGGCTCGGCTATAGAAATTGAGCGCATTTTCCATGTCGCCTTTCTGTTCATAGCAGTAGCCCAGATTATTCAAAGAAAGCACGTGATTGGGATGAATGGCTAGACTCTGCTGATAGTACGCCATGGCGCCCTCTAGATCTTCTTGCAGGAAAAGAATGCGGCCAACATTGTATAGGGCATCCGCGTTTTTGGGGTCAAGGCGAAGCGCTTCCTCAAACTGTGTAAGCGCACCGTCCAGATCTTCCATTTCCGCCTTTGCATTTCCCAAATTAATGCGGGCAAGAACAAAACGGGGGTTGATGCGCAGGGCATGTTCAAAATATTCTGCCCCTTCAGCGGCGTGCCCTAAGCGATATAATTCGTAGCCCAAATTGTTGTTGAGCATGGTATTATCAGGATTGGATTGGAGCCCCTCTCTATACGCTTGAATCCCTGCTTCATAGGCTCCTTTGTTAAGATACAGACGGGCAAGATTCGCGTATACAATGGCTGATTCTGCGCCTAATTCCCGCGCCGTCTGATAGGAGTCTTCCGCACGATCCATATCGCCGCCGGCAGCATAGGCCATGCCCCGGCGCAAATGCCACGTTGCAAGGGAAGCACTATATCCTGAAAAATTGTAGTGGGCTGCAGGAACCAGTACCAAAAGACTGAGACAGCTTATGAATAGTGATTTCCTGCGCAGCTGTACAACAGCGCCATAGAGGTGATTTAAACCGACAGCCGAAAAAAGAAGCATGAGTGGAATTAAAGGGACGCGATACCGGCCGGCAACAAAATAAATGATCACTGACAGCGTATACGAAGCAAAAATCAATAGAAGCAACACAATGTTGGAAAGCAAAAGATCTTGCTCTTGATCCTGCCGCCTGCGGTAGGTGAGGGCGAATGTAAGGAAGAGTCCAAAGAGAAAGAACGCGAAGACCCACGGGAATCCCGGTAAATATTTCAGCACAGGAGAAAATGCTTTGTCA belongs to Candidatus Hydrogenedentota bacterium and includes:
- a CDS encoding tetratricopeptide repeat protein; translated protein: MKHSFGRWSAIFMPACILLIAVLLRVLYFNELQQTPEFSHPIYDPEYNAYWARSLATGDWTVPAGMADPEIRSTPHGRPPGYPWFLAAVYWIFGVNDYMPRIIQMGIGALNALLLYFIGKKIFDRRTGFIAGLLMAVYWVFPYFEGLLTYPVIAIFLLQLLILTLLRWQQKTSLLLALLVGVLMGIFALLRPNGLLMFPFLLLWMAWRSWAHSTSLRRALLALGITVCACGCVLAPPFIRNYMVAHDTVFISSYGGINLYVGNHPGASMVEPHIPELMELAGIEHWSCFDYPSIVRGLGSFLGKEHFTFSEANHYFYEKAFSFILKHPGKFVANLAFKTLLFFGPQEITNDTVLSYDKAFSPVLKYLPGFPWVFAFFLFGLFLTFALTYRRRQDQEQDLLLSNIVLLLLIFASYTLSVIIYFVAGRYRVPLIPLMLLFSAVGLNHLYGAVVQLRRKSLFISCLSLLVLVPAAHYNFSGYSASLATWHLRRGMAYAAGGDMDRAEDSYQTARELGAESAIVYANLARLYLNKGAYEAGIQAYREGLQSNPDNTMLNNNLGYELYRLGHAAEGAEYFEHALRINPRFVLARINLGNAKAEMEDLDGALTQFEEALRLDPKNADALYNVGRILFLQEDLEGAMAYYQQSLAIHPNHVLSLNNLGYCYEQKGDMENALNFYSRALEIDLQCITACHNMATLLLTWEKNETMTQARLHGRDLLGQSLMFFPDDGPLHEKWDEIQKLHP